Proteins from one Comamonas flocculans genomic window:
- a CDS encoding cob(I)yrinic acid a,c-diamide adenosyltransferase: protein MGKRVSAVATRTGDDGTTGLGNNTRVSKNSGRPHAMGDVDELNSHIGLLLCEPLPEDVRALLTDIQDQLFNLGGELSIPGFALLKDEALAQLDEALAHYNKTLPRLEEFILPAGTRAACQAHVARTVARRAERAVVALQESEDMRPAPRQYLNRLSDLLFVLSRVLNRMDDGTEVYWQSEKLKRSQQDGAS, encoded by the coding sequence ATGGGCAAACGCGTAAGCGCCGTCGCCACGCGCACCGGCGACGACGGCACGACCGGACTGGGCAACAACACCCGCGTCTCCAAGAACAGCGGCCGCCCGCACGCCATGGGCGACGTGGACGAGCTCAACAGCCACATCGGCCTGCTGCTGTGCGAGCCCCTGCCCGAGGACGTGCGCGCGCTGCTGACCGACATCCAGGACCAGTTGTTCAACCTCGGCGGGGAACTGTCGATCCCGGGTTTTGCGCTGCTCAAGGACGAGGCGCTCGCGCAACTGGACGAGGCGCTCGCGCACTACAACAAGACGCTGCCGCGGCTGGAGGAATTCATCCTGCCCGCGGGCACGCGCGCCGCCTGCCAGGCGCACGTGGCGCGCACCGTGGCGCGCCGCGCCGAGCGTGCGGTGGTGGCGCTGCAGGAGAGCGAGGACATGCGGCCCGCGCCGCGCCAGTACCTGAACCGTCTGTCGGACCTGCTCTTCGTGCTCTCGCGCGTGCTCAACCGCATGGACGACGGCACGGAAGTCTATTGGCAGAGTGAAAAGCTCAAGCGTTCGCAGCAGGACGGCGCTAGCTGA
- a CDS encoding hotdog fold thioesterase: MSIWKKTFSLEELATWHRGTAIAHLGIEFIEIGEDFVRARVPVDERTRQPFGLLHGGVSVVLAETLGSTGAYYASPEGHRAVGLEVNANHLRAATSGWVTGTARPIHIGRTTQVWQIEMVNDAGEATCISRITMAVLSPK; encoded by the coding sequence ATGTCCATCTGGAAAAAGACCTTCTCGCTGGAAGAACTCGCCACCTGGCACCGGGGCACGGCCATCGCGCACCTGGGCATCGAGTTCATCGAAATCGGCGAGGACTTCGTGCGCGCCCGCGTGCCGGTGGACGAGCGCACGCGCCAGCCCTTCGGCCTGCTGCACGGCGGCGTGAGCGTGGTGCTGGCCGAAACCCTGGGCTCCACCGGCGCCTACTACGCCAGTCCCGAAGGCCACCGCGCAGTGGGGCTGGAGGTCAACGCCAACCACCTGCGCGCGGCCACCAGCGGCTGGGTCACCGGCACCGCCCGGCCCATCCACATCGGCCGCACGACGCAGGTCTGGCAGATCGAGATGGTGAACGACGCGGGCGAGGCGACCTGCATCTCGCGCATCACCATGGCGGTGCTCTCTCCCAAGTGA
- a CDS encoding class I SAM-dependent methyltransferase, which produces MARRSLPWPVPALLAWALCWLLYLLSWRALGALAAMLLATFAGLVASVVARHWWRRVLVAAGFPLSLAFSGHALFAAWLWLLPMAMLLLIYPLHAWRDAPLFPTPPGALDTLGTVAPLPAGARILDAGCGLGDGLRALRRAYPQARLDGLEWSWPLRWLCALRCPWARVRRADIWAADWSGYQLVYLFQRPESMSRALIKSAEMAPGSWLVSLEFALPDVREHACVRTPAGRPLWIYRAPCLAALATGEEARG; this is translated from the coding sequence ATGGCACGCCGCAGTCTGCCCTGGCCGGTGCCGGCGCTGCTGGCCTGGGCGCTGTGCTGGCTGCTCTACCTGCTCTCGTGGCGGGCGCTTGGCGCGCTCGCGGCCATGCTGCTGGCCACGTTCGCGGGCCTCGTCGCCAGTGTGGTCGCGCGCCACTGGTGGCGCCGCGTTCTGGTGGCCGCAGGCTTTCCGCTGTCGCTCGCCTTCAGCGGCCACGCTCTGTTTGCCGCCTGGCTCTGGCTGCTGCCGATGGCGATGCTGCTCCTCATCTATCCGCTGCATGCCTGGCGCGACGCGCCGCTGTTTCCCACACCGCCCGGCGCTCTCGATACGCTGGGCACGGTGGCGCCGCTACCGGCGGGGGCACGCATCCTGGACGCCGGCTGCGGCCTGGGCGATGGCCTGCGCGCGCTGCGTCGCGCCTACCCGCAGGCGCGCCTGGACGGACTGGAGTGGAGCTGGCCGCTGCGCTGGCTGTGTGCGCTGCGCTGCCCCTGGGCGCGCGTGCGCCGCGCGGACATCTGGGCCGCCGACTGGAGCGGCTACCAGTTGGTCTACCTGTTCCAGCGCCCCGAGAGCATGAGCCGCGCGCTCATCAAGAGCGCCGAGATGGCGCCCGGCAGTTGGCTGGTCAGCCTGGAATTCGCGCTGCCCGACGTGCGGGAGCATGCCTGTGTGCGTACGCCTGCAGGGCGCCCTCTCTGGATTTACCGGGCGCCTTGTCTTGCGGCCCTGGCGACAGGCGAAGAGGCTCGGGGGTGA
- the lpoB gene encoding penicillin-binding protein activator LpoB: MNTPFRLGARIALAGATLTLAACQTTYVSSPVVRFDRQVNYGDAKAVELVTNEFGSTDLQMIAERMTGSLLETGIFQGRPTVTISRVKNKTSEYIDTTNIMNSIQTTLVKSGKVRFTRSIAEMQEGVDELQRQNQSGLYKQGSTAKLGRMTAARYQLEGELTSIVKQSASTKDVFYKFTLKMFDVEEGTIEWQDEKEIRKTSQR, translated from the coding sequence ATGAATACCCCGTTTCGCCTAGGCGCGCGCATCGCGCTGGCCGGCGCCACCCTGACGCTGGCCGCTTGCCAGACCACTTACGTTTCTTCGCCCGTGGTGCGCTTTGACCGCCAGGTCAACTATGGCGATGCCAAGGCGGTGGAGCTCGTGACCAATGAATTCGGCTCCACCGACCTGCAGATGATCGCCGAGCGGATGACCGGCAGCCTGCTGGAAACCGGCATCTTCCAGGGCCGCCCCACGGTGACGATCTCGCGCGTGAAGAACAAGACCAGCGAGTACATCGACACCACCAACATCATGAACTCCATCCAGACCACGCTGGTCAAGTCGGGCAAGGTGCGTTTCACCCGCTCGATTGCCGAGATGCAGGAGGGCGTGGATGAGCTGCAGCGCCAGAACCAGAGCGGCCTGTACAAGCAGGGCTCCACCGCCAAGCTCGGGCGCATGACCGCGGCCAGGTACCAGCTCGAAGGCGAGCTGACCAGCATCGTCAAGCAGTCTGCCAGCACCAAGGACGTGTTCTACAAGTTCACGCTCAAGATGTTCGACGTGGAAGAGGGCACGATCGAATGGCAGGACGAGAAGGAAATCCGCAAGACCAGCCAGCGCTGA
- a CDS encoding alpha/beta hydrolase family protein: MSLRAVRRRLACALLLAASAGALAGTGFTPLALPGEGGALLQALERPARAAPERLRLIVLPGSGCAGMGAIADRYFAALLHARVLVLHKRGVRADATTAAHECPPDFVQQDAHPQWQADALAAARHWLAERPGSTPLVLLGISEGAELLAPLAARLQPAALVLVAGSGLDPVEAGRLQAQRLGAAGAWEALARAQAGSGADTEVLEGRSLRYWRALWRWPVQEPLLAGPWPLVQVWGEHDALVPQQAYARFRALAQARGAPYCAVALPGADHGLQSPGRDGLQWLWGRLEQWARAPAQPWCAVFRQIP, translated from the coding sequence TTGAGCCTTCGGGCCGTGCGCCGCCGGCTGGCCTGCGCGCTGCTGCTGGCGGCCAGCGCGGGGGCGCTTGCCGGCACCGGCTTTACGCCATTGGCCCTGCCGGGCGAGGGCGGCGCACTGCTGCAGGCCCTGGAGCGCCCGGCCCGCGCCGCGCCCGAGCGCCTGCGCCTCATCGTGCTGCCCGGCTCGGGCTGCGCCGGCATGGGCGCCATCGCCGACCGCTATTTCGCCGCGCTGCTGCATGCGCGCGTCCTGGTGCTGCACAAGCGCGGCGTGCGCGCCGACGCCACGACCGCGGCGCATGAGTGCCCGCCGGACTTCGTGCAGCAGGACGCCCACCCGCAGTGGCAGGCCGACGCGCTGGCCGCCGCCCGGCACTGGCTAGCCGAGCGCCCTGGCAGCACGCCCCTGGTGCTGCTGGGCATTTCCGAAGGGGCGGAACTGCTGGCGCCGCTCGCCGCGCGGCTGCAGCCCGCGGCCCTGGTGCTGGTAGCGGGCAGCGGCCTGGACCCGGTCGAGGCCGGTCGGCTGCAGGCGCAGCGCCTGGGCGCCGCCGGCGCCTGGGAGGCGCTGGCGCGCGCCCAGGCCGGCAGCGGGGCGGACACTGAGGTCCTCGAAGGCCGCAGCTTGCGCTACTGGCGCGCGCTCTGGCGCTGGCCGGTGCAGGAGCCGCTGCTCGCCGGCCCCTGGCCTCTGGTGCAGGTCTGGGGCGAGCACGACGCTCTGGTGCCGCAGCAGGCCTACGCGCGCTTTCGGGCGCTGGCGCAGGCGCGCGGCGCACCCTACTGCGCGGTGGCCCTGCCCGGTGCCGACCACGGCCTGCAGTCACCCGGGCGCGACGGGCTGCAATGGCTCTGGGGCCGCCTGGAGCAGTGGGCGCGCGCACCGGCGCAGCCCTGGTGCGCGGTGTTCAGGCAAATCCCCTGA
- a CDS encoding FAD-binding oxidoreductase gives MNAPQDSAQLLPQIAPRPVPQPLIDALSARFGAQCSTALAVREQHGRDESPFTTVPPPAAVVFAESTRDVADAVRLASEHAVPVIPWGVGSSLEGHVLAVQGGISIDVGRMDRVLSVNADDLTVTVQPGITRKALNDAVKDTGLFFPIDPGADASIGGMTATRASGTNAVRYGTMRENVLALEVVTASGEVIRTGTHARKSSAGYDLTRLMVGSEGTLGIFTEITVRLYPLPEAVSAAICSFPSVEAAVRTVIQTIQLGVPIARVELIDANSVRGVNRHSKLNLREAPLLLMEFHGSPAGVKEQAETVQEIASEHGGADFEWADTPEERTRLWTARHNAYFAAVQSRPGCRCITTDTCVPISRLADALLDSVAEADASGISYFLVGHVGDGNFHMGYLIDPDDPQERALAEQLNHQLVRRALRLGGTCTGEHGVGVHKMDFLAEEAGAGAIEMMRAIKRALDPKNILNPGKIFLL, from the coding sequence ATGAACGCACCCCAGGACAGCGCCCAGTTGCTGCCGCAGATCGCCCCGCGCCCCGTGCCCCAGCCGCTGATCGACGCGCTGAGCGCGCGCTTTGGCGCCCAGTGCTCCACCGCGCTGGCGGTGCGCGAGCAGCACGGGCGCGACGAATCGCCCTTCACCACGGTGCCGCCACCGGCGGCCGTGGTGTTTGCCGAAAGCACCCGGGACGTGGCCGACGCGGTGCGCCTGGCCAGCGAGCATGCGGTGCCCGTCATCCCCTGGGGCGTGGGCTCCTCGCTCGAAGGCCACGTGCTGGCCGTGCAGGGCGGCATCAGCATCGACGTGGGCCGCATGGATCGCGTGCTTTCGGTCAATGCCGACGACCTCACCGTGACGGTGCAGCCCGGCATCACGCGCAAGGCCCTGAACGACGCCGTCAAGGACACCGGCCTGTTCTTCCCGATAGACCCGGGTGCGGATGCGAGCATAGGCGGCATGACCGCCACGCGCGCCAGCGGCACCAATGCGGTGCGCTACGGCACCATGCGCGAGAACGTACTGGCGCTGGAGGTGGTGACCGCCAGCGGCGAGGTGATCCGCACCGGCACCCACGCGCGCAAGAGCAGCGCGGGCTATGACCTCACGCGGCTGATGGTGGGCAGCGAAGGGACACTGGGCATCTTCACCGAGATCACGGTGCGCCTGTACCCGCTGCCCGAGGCGGTGAGCGCGGCGATCTGCTCGTTTCCGAGCGTGGAGGCGGCGGTGCGCACCGTCATCCAGACGATACAGCTGGGCGTGCCGATCGCGCGCGTGGAGCTGATCGACGCCAACAGCGTGCGCGGCGTCAACCGCCACAGCAAGCTGAACCTGCGTGAAGCGCCGCTGCTGCTGATGGAGTTCCACGGCTCGCCGGCGGGCGTGAAGGAGCAGGCCGAAACCGTGCAGGAGATTGCCAGCGAGCATGGCGGCGCGGATTTCGAATGGGCCGACACCCCGGAGGAGCGCACGCGGCTTTGGACCGCGCGGCACAACGCCTACTTTGCCGCGGTGCAAAGCCGCCCAGGCTGCCGCTGCATCACCACCGATACCTGCGTGCCGATCTCGCGCCTGGCCGACGCGCTGCTCGACAGCGTGGCCGAGGCCGACGCCAGCGGCATCTCCTATTTCCTGGTCGGCCACGTGGGCGACGGCAACTTCCACATGGGCTACCTGATCGACCCGGACGACCCGCAGGAGCGCGCGCTGGCCGAACAGCTCAACCACCAGCTGGTGCGGCGCGCCCTGCGCCTGGGCGGTACCTGCACCGGCGAGCACGGCGTGGGCGTGCACAAGATGGACTTTCTTGCCGAGGAAGCGGGCGCGGGCGCGATCGAGATGATGCGCGCGATCAAGCGTGCGCTCGACCCGAAGAACATCCTGAACCCGGGCAAGATCTTCCTGCTCTGA
- a CDS encoding M15 family metallopeptidase, translating into MKLAASRPWSGTATLAAAAVLASLLTACAATAPGAHNELVPLSRLAPTVVQDMRYFGANNFVGRPIAGYEAPQCWLSQAAAHSLARVQHDLAAHGLGLKVFDCYRPQMAVDDFVRWGADLADQRTKAEYYPRVPKDELFARGYIAEKSGHSRASTADLTLVVQDATRATQVIAGPVALGQEVDMGTPFDLFDEHSHTEDAEQPPAVRRNRLWLRALMQSHGWRNLPEEWWHYTLADEPWPQRYFTRPVR; encoded by the coding sequence ATGAAGCTAGCCGCATCGCGCCCGTGGTCAGGCACTGCCACCCTGGCGGCCGCCGCCGTGCTGGCCAGCCTGCTCACGGCCTGCGCCGCCACCGCGCCCGGTGCGCACAATGAACTCGTGCCGCTCAGCCGGCTTGCCCCCACCGTGGTGCAGGACATGCGCTACTTTGGCGCCAACAACTTCGTCGGCCGTCCCATCGCCGGGTACGAGGCCCCGCAGTGCTGGCTGAGCCAGGCGGCGGCACACTCGCTCGCCCGGGTGCAGCACGACCTCGCCGCGCACGGCCTGGGCCTGAAGGTCTTTGACTGCTACCGCCCGCAGATGGCGGTGGATGATTTCGTGCGCTGGGGCGCGGACCTCGCCGATCAGCGCACCAAGGCCGAGTACTACCCGCGCGTGCCCAAAGATGAGCTGTTCGCGCGCGGCTACATCGCCGAAAAATCCGGTCACAGCCGCGCCAGCACCGCCGATCTGACGCTCGTCGTGCAAGACGCGACGCGCGCCACCCAAGTCATCGCCGGGCCCGTGGCGTTGGGGCAGGAAGTGGACATGGGCACACCGTTTGATCTGTTTGACGAGCACTCGCACACCGAAGACGCCGAGCAGCCGCCCGCGGTGCGGCGCAACCGCCTGTGGCTGCGCGCGCTGATGCAGTCGCACGGCTGGCGCAATCTGCCCGAGGAGTGGTGGCACTACACGCTGGCCGATGAACCCTGGCCACAGCGCTATTTCACCCGGCCGGTACGCTGA
- a CDS encoding COG3014 family protein translates to MRIPRPLPAARVWATLCLAAFMAGCANMASHDELASEVQTASRAGGVPAAIARLDASAPSEDDKKALLYNLERGELLRLENRYAASTASFLVADERVREWEDTAKTQPEKLMGNVGAALISERLKTYEGEDYEKVFLTTRLALNRIALGDLDGARVDVKRTHEREAVIAEFRAKEVAEAESEAESKGATKGGMELNGYPVETLDDPEVLELKNGYSNALSHYLSGFLYEVLNEPDLAAPGYRHAIELKPGTAVLDEGLRGLDERTSFTWKRRQQMTDVLFIVEAGDAPARKPQAFTLPVPTGRGLVTASISYPVIQPSQDAMLGRLSMDQHELALELVVDVNVMARRALKDQMPGMVLRGFTRALAKGVMQDQLQKNAGLLGALIGAVASVATEKADDRMWRMLPGRIYVARGYLPPGSHQLAIDGRPITGTVDIAGQYALVPLRIYGDRVLVGEVAKIGQLASVAATPQPAGRSVAAQNK, encoded by the coding sequence ATGAGGATCCCACGCCCCCTGCCGGCGGCCCGCGTCTGGGCGACGCTGTGTCTTGCGGCCTTCATGGCCGGCTGCGCCAACATGGCCAGCCACGACGAACTGGCCAGTGAAGTGCAGACCGCCAGCCGCGCAGGCGGCGTTCCCGCGGCGATCGCCCGCCTCGATGCCTCGGCCCCGTCGGAAGACGACAAGAAGGCACTGCTCTACAACCTCGAGCGTGGTGAATTGCTGCGGCTGGAAAACCGCTACGCGGCCAGCACCGCATCCTTCCTCGTGGCCGACGAGCGCGTCAGGGAGTGGGAAGACACCGCCAAGACCCAGCCCGAAAAGCTCATGGGCAACGTCGGCGCCGCGCTCATCAGCGAACGCCTGAAGACCTACGAGGGCGAGGACTACGAAAAAGTCTTCCTGACCACGCGCCTGGCGCTCAACCGCATCGCGCTGGGTGATCTGGACGGTGCGCGGGTGGACGTCAAGCGCACGCATGAACGCGAAGCGGTGATTGCCGAGTTCCGCGCCAAGGAGGTCGCCGAGGCCGAAAGCGAAGCCGAGTCCAAGGGTGCGACCAAGGGCGGCATGGAGCTCAATGGCTACCCGGTGGAAACCCTCGACGACCCGGAGGTGCTGGAGCTCAAGAACGGCTATTCCAACGCCCTGAGCCACTACCTGTCGGGCTTCCTCTATGAAGTGCTCAATGAACCCGACCTGGCGGCGCCGGGCTACCGCCACGCCATCGAGCTCAAGCCCGGCACGGCGGTGCTTGACGAGGGCCTGCGCGGTCTGGACGAGCGCACGAGCTTTACCTGGAAGCGCCGCCAGCAGATGACCGACGTGCTGTTCATCGTCGAGGCCGGCGACGCGCCCGCGCGCAAGCCCCAGGCCTTCACGCTGCCGGTGCCCACGGGGCGCGGGCTGGTGACGGCGAGCATCTCCTACCCCGTGATCCAGCCCTCGCAGGACGCCATGCTGGGCCGGCTCTCCATGGACCAGCACGAGCTTGCGCTCGAGCTCGTGGTGGACGTGAACGTGATGGCTCGCCGCGCGCTCAAGGACCAGATGCCCGGCATGGTGCTGCGTGGCTTCACGCGGGCGCTGGCTAAGGGCGTGATGCAGGACCAGCTGCAGAAGAATGCCGGCCTGCTGGGCGCCCTCATCGGCGCCGTCGCTTCGGTGGCCACCGAGAAGGCCGACGACCGCATGTGGCGCATGCTGCCCGGCCGCATCTATGTCGCGCGCGGCTACCTGCCGCCGGGCTCGCACCAGCTTGCGATCGACGGCCGGCCGATCACCGGCACCGTGGACATCGCCGGCCAGTATGCGCTGGTACCCTTGCGCATCTACGGTGACCGGGTGCTGGTCGGCGAGGTGGCGAAGATCGGCCAGCTCGCGTCGGTGGCGGCAACACCGCAGCCCGCAGGCCGCTCCGTCGCCGCGCAGAACAAATAG
- a CDS encoding putative toxin-antitoxin system toxin component, PIN family gives MQAGTPTAGHAALVIDTNIVLDLWVFEDPAAATLRVQLGQSDMPWYATQAMRDELQRVLDYPAIALWLARALRKPQDVLAQWDAHTTLVAAALEAPWRCKDADDQKFIDLAVQQRALLLSKDKAVLCLAKRLQASGVRIARTLDDATSIAASALPQSVSAGFH, from the coding sequence ATGCAGGCTGGCACCCCAACCGCCGGACACGCTGCGCTGGTGATAGACACCAACATCGTGCTGGACCTCTGGGTCTTTGAAGATCCGGCCGCTGCCACCCTGCGCGTGCAGCTGGGCCAAAGTGACATGCCCTGGTATGCCACCCAGGCCATGCGCGATGAGCTGCAGCGCGTGCTGGACTACCCGGCGATCGCCCTCTGGCTGGCGCGTGCGCTGCGCAAGCCCCAGGACGTGCTGGCGCAATGGGATGCGCACACCACGCTTGTTGCCGCTGCACTCGAAGCGCCCTGGCGCTGCAAGGATGCGGACGACCAGAAGTTCATCGACCTGGCAGTGCAACAGCGGGCGTTGCTGCTGTCCAAGGACAAGGCGGTGCTGTGCCTGGCCAAGCGCTTGCAAGCCTCTGGCGTGCGCATCGCCCGCACTTTGGATGATGCAACAAGCATAGCTGCCAGCGCCCTGCCACAAAGCGTCAGCGCTGGGTTTCATTAA
- a CDS encoding YcfL family protein has translation MRFRTVLGAIAVGAATMGLPALAQHDPATPPAVAAKMALRGPAEGVAVTEMRLLRRNDVLTVQADLTNMEQPDRTVFYRFKWLDSVGNQVGDGEVWKQIRLLGLAQQTIKSVAPHAMAVDLRLEMNVESR, from the coding sequence ATGCGATTTCGCACCGTACTCGGCGCCATCGCCGTGGGCGCCGCCACCATGGGCCTGCCGGCGTTGGCCCAGCACGACCCCGCAACGCCGCCGGCGGTGGCCGCGAAGATGGCGCTGCGCGGGCCGGCCGAGGGCGTTGCAGTGACCGAGATGCGCCTGCTGCGGCGCAACGACGTACTCACTGTGCAGGCCGATCTGACCAACATGGAGCAGCCCGACCGCACCGTCTTCTACCGCTTCAAGTGGCTCGACAGCGTGGGCAACCAGGTCGGCGACGGCGAGGTCTGGAAGCAGATCCGCCTGCTTGGCCTGGCGCAGCAGACGATCAAGAGCGTGGCCCCGCACGCCATGGCCGTGGATCTGCGCCTGGAAATGAACGTCGAGTCGCGCTGA
- a CDS encoding solute carrier family 23 protein translates to MGFFNWRAVPTEVLAGGGVIGPDERLPWKETGLMGIQHVIAMFGSTVLAPILMGFDPNLAVFMSGIGTLIFFLVTGGKVPSYLGSSFAFIGVVIAATGYAGQGLNANIGVALGGIIACGAVYVLIGLVVHAIGTGWIERFMPPVVTGAVVAVIGLNLAGIPVKNMAANNFESWMQALTFLCVAAVAVFTRGMVQRLLIVVGLLIATVLYALLTNGMGLGKPFDASGIVSAPWLGMPQFHAPVFEGAAMVLIVPVVIILVAENLGHLKAVTAMTGKDLDPYLGRAFIGDGIATMVSGAGGGTGVTTYAENIGVMAATRIYSTAVFLVAALIALLLGFSPKFGALIQAIPLPVMGGVSIVVFGLIAITGAKIWVDNKVDFSQPRNLIVAAIPLVLGTGEFTLKFGDFALGGIGTATFGAILLNALLRPAR, encoded by the coding sequence ATGGGGTTTTTCAATTGGAGAGCGGTGCCCACCGAGGTGCTGGCGGGCGGCGGCGTGATCGGCCCGGACGAGCGCCTGCCGTGGAAGGAAACCGGCCTCATGGGCATACAGCACGTGATCGCCATGTTCGGCTCCACGGTGCTCGCGCCCATCCTCATGGGGTTCGACCCCAACCTGGCGGTGTTCATGAGCGGCATAGGCACGCTGATCTTCTTCCTGGTGACGGGCGGCAAGGTGCCCAGCTACCTGGGTTCGTCGTTCGCCTTCATCGGCGTGGTGATTGCCGCCACCGGCTACGCGGGCCAGGGGCTGAACGCCAACATCGGCGTGGCGCTGGGCGGCATCATCGCCTGCGGCGCGGTGTACGTGCTGATCGGCCTGGTGGTGCACGCGATAGGCACGGGCTGGATAGAGCGCTTCATGCCGCCGGTGGTCACGGGCGCGGTGGTGGCGGTCATCGGGCTGAACCTGGCGGGCATCCCGGTGAAGAACATGGCGGCGAACAACTTCGAGAGCTGGATGCAGGCGCTGACCTTCCTGTGCGTCGCCGCCGTGGCGGTGTTCACCCGGGGCATGGTGCAGCGCCTTTTGATCGTCGTCGGCCTCTTGATCGCCACCGTGCTCTACGCGCTGCTGACCAATGGCATGGGGCTGGGCAAGCCGTTTGACGCGTCGGGCATCGTTAGCGCGCCGTGGCTGGGCATGCCGCAGTTTCACGCGCCGGTGTTCGAAGGCGCGGCCATGGTGCTGATCGTGCCCGTGGTCATCATCCTGGTGGCGGAAAACCTGGGCCACCTCAAGGCGGTGACCGCGATGACCGGCAAGGACCTGGACCCCTACCTCGGCCGCGCCTTCATCGGCGACGGCATTGCCACCATGGTCAGCGGCGCGGGCGGCGGCACCGGCGTGACCACCTATGCCGAGAACATCGGCGTAATGGCGGCCACGCGCATCTATTCCACCGCGGTCTTCCTGGTGGCCGCGCTGATCGCGCTGCTGCTGGGCTTCTCGCCCAAGTTCGGCGCGCTGATCCAGGCGATCCCGCTGCCGGTGATGGGGGGCGTGTCCATCGTCGTCTTCGGCCTGATCGCGATCACCGGCGCCAAGATCTGGGTCGACAACAAGGTGGACTTCTCGCAGCCGCGCAACCTCATCGTCGCGGCGATTCCGCTGGTGCTGGGCACGGGAGAATTCACGCTGAAGTTCGGCGACTTCGCGCTGGGCGGCATAGGCACCGCGACCTTTGGCGCCATCCTGCTCAACGCGCTGCTGCGGCCCGCCAGGTAA
- a CDS encoding hemerythrin domain-containing protein, translating into MNIDKFKADHLAILSGIQRLRDLTRLGVPAADEIAAALVKFSTTIRLHLAAEDKFLYPSLEKSQDPQIVAMSQRFEREMADIAQRFMAFARNWNVGAKIAADFDGFRRAANLTLKPVWDRMQQENREFYPRIEAM; encoded by the coding sequence ATGAACATCGACAAATTCAAGGCCGACCACCTGGCCATCCTGAGCGGGATCCAGCGCCTGCGCGACCTCACCCGCCTGGGTGTGCCTGCTGCCGACGAGATCGCCGCCGCGCTGGTCAAGTTCTCCACCACCATCCGCCTGCACCTTGCGGCCGAGGACAAGTTCCTCTATCCGTCGCTGGAAAAATCGCAGGATCCACAGATCGTGGCCATGAGCCAGCGCTTCGAGCGCGAGATGGCCGACATCGCCCAGCGCTTCATGGCATTTGCGCGCAACTGGAACGTCGGCGCCAAGATCGCGGCCGACTTCGACGGCTTCCGGCGTGCGGCCAACCTCACGCTCAAGCCCGTGTGGGACCGGATGCAGCAGGAAAACCGCGAGTTTTACCCGCGCATCGAGGCGATGTGA